The following are encoded together in the Bacteroidales bacterium genome:
- a CDS encoding exodeoxyribonuclease III, with translation MIKKVISYNVNGIRAALKKGFAEWLIRENPDIVCIQETKAQPEQIDSTLFEASGYHSFWFSAEKKGYSGVGILTKEKPDYVEYGMGIEKYDFEGRFIRADYGDVSVISVYHPSGSSGEVRQAFKIQWLSDFQDYINELRKTRKNLIISGDYNICRLWIDIHNPKKQEKTSGFLPEERDWFQSFVDDGFIDSFRMFNKEEHQYSWWSYRANARNNNKGWRIDYHMISEEFEPFVKGASILADVKHSDHCPVVVLAEF, from the coding sequence ATGATAAAAAAAGTTATTTCATATAATGTTAATGGTATTCGTGCTGCTTTAAAAAAAGGTTTTGCAGAATGGTTAATAAGAGAAAACCCGGATATCGTTTGTATCCAGGAAACAAAAGCACAGCCGGAACAAATTGATTCAACATTATTTGAAGCTTCAGGTTATCATTCTTTTTGGTTTTCGGCAGAAAAAAAAGGTTACAGCGGAGTAGGTATTCTTACAAAAGAAAAACCGGACTATGTTGAATACGGAATGGGTATTGAAAAATATGATTTTGAGGGGCGATTTATAAGAGCAGATTACGGAGATGTTTCAGTTATCAGCGTTTACCATCCTTCCGGTTCAAGCGGAGAAGTAAGACAAGCATTTAAAATACAATGGTTATCCGATTTTCAAGACTATATTAATGAATTAAGAAAAACTCGAAAAAACTTAATTATATCCGGAGATTATAATATTTGTCGGCTTTGGATTGATATCCACAACCCAAAAAAACAAGAAAAAACATCAGGGTTCTTACCCGAAGAAAGAGATTGGTTTCAATCGTTTGTTGATGACGGTTTTATCGACAGTTTCAGAATGTTTAATAAAGAAGAACATCAATACAGTTGGTGGAGCTACAGAGCAAATGCCCGAAACAACAATAAAGGTTGGCGTATTGATTATCACATGATTAGTGAAGAATTTGAACCGTTTGTTAAAGGGGCATCAATTCTTGCAGACGTTAAACATTCCGACCATTGTCCTGTCGTTGTTCTTGCCGAATTTTAG
- a CDS encoding replication-associated recombination protein A: MGNLPLAERLRPKTLNGYIGQEHLVGKNAVLRKIIESGNIPSFIMWGPPGVGKTTLAKIIANTLERPFYILSAVSSGVKDVREVISKAKSQAFFSRPNPILFIDEIHRFSKSQQDSLLAAVEEGVITLIGATTENPSFEVISPLLSRCQVYVLKSLDVIHLQELLKNAITNDIELKNKKFNIKETHALFLHSGGDARKLYNIIELVVNSFSENEKIILNNKKVTESLQSKVARYDKKGEMHYDIISAFIKSVRGSDANAAVYWLARMIEGGEDVKFIARRLLILAAEDVGLANPNALLIANNCFSAVNIVGLPESRIILSEATIYLANSPKSNSAYEAINKAQELVRKTGNLSVPLNLRNSPTKLMKELGYGKDYKYAHSFPENFVNQEYMPNEIANTKLYKPQKNPQEKKAEDLIEKRWGKKYK; the protein is encoded by the coding sequence ATCGGAAACTTACCTTTGGCAGAAAGATTAAGACCTAAAACTCTCAACGGTTACATCGGGCAAGAACACCTTGTCGGAAAAAATGCCGTGTTGAGAAAAATTATTGAATCGGGAAATATCCCTTCTTTTATAATGTGGGGACCTCCGGGAGTAGGAAAAACAACTTTGGCAAAAATTATTGCAAACACACTTGAAAGACCTTTTTATATTTTAAGTGCAGTAAGTTCCGGAGTAAAAGATGTAAGGGAGGTTATTTCAAAAGCAAAAAGCCAAGCATTTTTTTCTCGCCCAAATCCCATACTCTTTATTGATGAAATTCATCGTTTCAGTAAATCACAGCAAGATTCTTTATTAGCAGCAGTTGAAGAAGGTGTAATAACTTTAATAGGGGCAACAACAGAGAACCCTTCTTTTGAAGTTATATCTCCGTTATTATCAAGATGCCAAGTGTATGTCTTGAAATCCTTGGACGTAATTCACCTTCAAGAACTTCTTAAAAACGCAATAACCAATGATATTGAATTAAAAAATAAAAAGTTTAATATTAAAGAAACGCATGCTCTTTTTTTGCACTCGGGAGGAGATGCCAGAAAACTATATAATATTATAGAATTAGTTGTAAATTCTTTTTCAGAAAATGAAAAAATTATCCTAAATAATAAAAAAGTTACTGAAAGTTTGCAAAGCAAAGTTGCTCGTTACGATAAGAAAGGTGAAATGCATTATGATATTATTTCCGCTTTTATTAAGTCAGTAAGAGGAAGCGATGCAAATGCAGCAGTTTATTGGTTAGCAAGAATGATTGAAGGCGGTGAAGACGTAAAGTTTATAGCCAGAAGGCTTTTAATACTTGCCGCAGAGGATGTCGGATTAGCAAACCCGAACGCTTTATTGATTGCAAATAATTGTTTTTCAGCCGTTAATATTGTCGGTTTGCCCGAATCTCGTATTATTTTATCAGAAGCAACAATTTATTTGGCAAATTCTCCGAAAAGCAATTCAGCGTATGAAGCCATCAACAAAGCACAGGAATTAGTCAGGAAAACCGGAAATCTATCTGTACCTTTAAATCTAAGAAATTCTCCTACAAAGCTTATGAAAGAACTGGGTTACGGAAAAGATTATAAATACGCACACAGTTTTCCTGAAAATTTCGTTAATCAAGAATATATGCCTAATGAAATTGCAAATACGAAACTTTATAAACCCCAAAAAAATCCTCAAGAAAAAAAAGCAGAAGATTTAATTGAAAAACGTTGGGGTAAGAAATACAAATAA